Genomic DNA from Shouchella patagoniensis:
AGTGTTAGCCAACGACCGGGACCTGTTACTTCAATTTGGTGAACATAAGGCGCAATCGGTGGATGAATGTTTTCAGGGTTGCGAGCTTGTCTCATCACACAATACACTTCCTTTCGTATACCTATATTCATAATCGATCTAATTAATAGATTATCAAACAAAAATACTTGAAAAAAAGCCTAGGATTCCCTAGACTCCTCTTTCCGATAAGCTAAAGCTTCGCTTGCCCACCGTTCCAACTCCAGTAGTGCTTGCTTCATCTCAAGTCCACCGCGGTAGCCACTGCCTCGCCCACTTTTACTCACTACACGGTGGCACGGAATGGAAATCAGCACGGGGTTTGCTCCAATTGCTGTACCGACTGCACGTACAGCCTTTGGTTTATTGATTTTCTCGGCAATAGCCGTGTACGTAACCGTAGCACCATATGGAATGTCTTGTAGCGCTTTCCAAACCGCTTCTTGAAAAGGAGTACCACTCGTTTCAAATGAAAACGAGAAAAGTTGTCGACTCCCTTGTGCATACTCATCTAATTCATTGATGTAAAGCTGTAAGGCTGATTCCTGTTCGACTAAGTTGGCGTTTGGAAAGGTACGGCCTGCCCATAAGGAAAATTGTTCCATTGTCTCATTAGGTGTACTTAGATATGCGAGTCCACTTTCTGTTGCCGCTAAGATGAATAGGTTCCGCCACTTTGTATAATATAGCTTTTTAATGTTGGAATTCACAACGCTCCGCTCCTGTTTTTTTGATGTTGTCGGAATTGATTTGGTGTAGATGATGTCTCTTTTTTAAAAACGGTCGTGAAATAGGATGTATTCGGAAATCCAAGGATGTTCCCTATCTGACTAATTGGCGCATCGGTTTGCACAAGAAGAGCTCTTGCTTTTTGCAGCTTTTTTTTTCGAATATAGACATGCGGAGTCTCGCCTGTAACGTGTTTAAACGTTCGCTGCAAATGATAAGGACTAGTATGAAAAGCATCACCTAATTGTGCAAGCGTAATTGGCTGACTGTATTGTTGATCAATCCATGCGCACATCTCGTTAACCAATTTCTCATTAGGTGTTTGACGAAGCTCTGGCTTACATCGTTTGCACGGACGAAAATCCTCTGCAAGTGCATGTTTCACATCTGTAAAAATACGGACATTTTTCTTATTTGGCACTTTCGACCTGCACGAAGGACGACAAAAGATTTTTGTTGTTTGAACCCCGTAGAAAAAGAGCCGATCAAATGCTGTATCATTCTCTCTTATCGCTTCCCAGTACACAACCGGCACTTCATCTGGCGTCATTGGGCATCACCTCACTCAATTTCGTATCGTTAGTATAAGGGATAGATAGCTGACAAAGCGGATTTTTTTAATTGATGAGCAAGATTACAAAAGAAAAACTCAAACGTACGAAAACGAGAGAATGAATCGTTAACAAGCGTCACCCTAGCTCTACTAACCTATTGACCCTCGCAAATGCTTTTAACTTGATTCTTACTTCTAATTCATCGACTATCCCTTTTCTACAAATCAGCACACTCGTCCATATTCTCGTTCCATCGGTGAAAACGTACAATCTTACTAGATTCTTCTTACATAGAATATGTTGTACCAAAAAAACTTTTTTGAGGTGATACGATGAACAATTATGGTCAGCGCAAATGTTGTGAAGGGTTCCGCGTAAGAGTTTGTCCAGGTTGTCGTTGTAACAAAAAACACGCTTCATCCCCGGCCCCATCCCTTTCTCGTGTTGATGATCGTAACAAGGAAACAGAAAACGATGGTCGTAGCATATTAAGGTTGTTTGAGCGTTAGATGATTAACTTGAAAGACCAGTACAACAAGAACATGATGTTCTTGTGTACGATAACGAGTGCCTATGGACAAGCCTTGTTCTAGTAATCTCCATTCACTAATGACGCTCTACGTTTATAATTAAGATTGTCAATCTATTTTTGTCGTTAATTTAAGTAATCATAGCGCTTATCTGATTAAGGTAAGAATCCCGTTTCACTGATATAGATTTGATCCGTTGAAAACTGGCTACGCAACCGGCGCACTAGTTTTTGATACGCATCTGGCTCGTACCATTTTTCCATTCCAATCTCCTTGTGTAACGCATAAATACCAAGCCGTTCCGTTCGTTTGCCTTTACTACCATCACCCATATAAAAATCATCGATGCACACTCGATCGACCGTTTCAGATAGGACTTGAGCAAACGCTGGTGAGCTTGGCAAGAGTGGGGCAACGGTTGCTTGCGTAGCAACGCCCGCTTCACGTAAGCGCACTAACGCTTTCAGTCGACCTGCTATTGGTGGTGCGGAGGGAGAGAAATGCTTACGAATCTCATCAGAATCTGTTTCAACTGTCATGCTGACACGGACTCTCGGTCCAAGTGTTTGCAACAAGTCAATATCTCTGGTCACGAGAGAACTCCGTGTTTGCACAAATAAAAAATCAGGTGGGTTTTGCACCATTGCCTTAAGCAACCCCCGTGTCACCTGTTCTTTATGTTCAATCGGCTGATAAGGATCCGTACTTGATGACATAAAAATTGTAACCGGGCCCTTTTTCTTTTCGCGCTTTAGCTCTTTTTCAAGGATGCTTTGCGCCCCTTGTTTTACATCAACCCATTCGCCCCAATCTTGATCACGAAAAAGCTGAACAGGCATCTGTCGTACATAACAGTACGAGCAAGCGAACACACAACCAGTATATGGATTTAAGGAATGACTATAGCCTTTTAAAAAACCGACGCCTTTATTTAAAAGCGTTTTTGGGTATTTATATAAGAATTCACTTTTCATTGCAGCCTCCTATGTGAAAGAAGTATTCGAACTTTACTACGCTGCACAAATAGCTGCAAGCGCATTAAAAAGAGGGGAGCATCTTTATTATGAAGTCAACAAAATGGATCAATCATCACCACGCTATTATTCGCACTGATGAGCCCTTTTCGTTTCAAGCAAACCTTGCTTATTTAAAACGATCAACAAATGAATGTATGTTTTATATAGAAGGGGGATCTGTCATACGGGCAATTGAAGTAGAAGGACAAGCGTGCCTTATCCGGATAAGCTCTGAAAACGACTCGGATTTATGGGTCCGTTTCTTGCAGCAAGCACCTTTAGACAAAGACATGCGGTACAAAGTCATCACTTATGTGTGTGATTGGTTTGATTTATATACGGATCTAAGCCCCTTCTACTCAATGGCAGCGCTAGATCCTTTGCTTCATCAGCCGGTTTCTCACTTTTATGGCTTGCGTGTTATGGGCATTCCTGACCTCTACGAAGCTCTTGTTTGGGGCATTCTTGGCCAACAAATCAATCTTAGCTATGCCTATACTCTTAAAAGTCGCTTTGTTGAACGATTTGGGTCAGCAATTGATTCGGACGGTATCACGTTTTGGTTGTTTCCAAAAGCAGACACCGTGGCGTCCTCATCCATAGAAGAACTGATGAACCTCGGAATGACTAGGAGAAAAGCCGAATACTTGCTGTCTGTCTCGCAATTACTAACGGATCGTACTCTATCAAAAGAACACCTCGGAAATGATTTAAAGACAGCTGAAAAACAACTAACCTCCATTCGTGGTATTGGCCCATGGACGGCTAATTATGTCTTAATGCGGTGCTTGCGTTTTCCTAATGCTTTTCCAATTGATGACGTGGGATTGCACAATGCGATCAAGTTTATTTATGGCAGTGAACGCAAACCAACCAAAACAGAGATTTGTGAAATAGCAAAGCCTTGGAGAGGTTTTGAGTCTTATGCAACATTTTATTTGTGGCGGTTGTTGTATTAATTATAAACGTTAACTAGATCGGTTTAAAACGATACGGGCATCAAGTACCCTGAATCGATAGACGTTCATGTTCAAGTACTTGAGAAAAATAGAGTCCTTTAACAAGCGCATGTGATTCCTACAGGGCCCAATTGGAGTTTGCATTTAATGAGAGAGTTCAAGTATAGACCAGTTAAAAAGCTGGAGATTTGTGATCCCAATGTGTAGATTCTGTCCTTAAGGCGGAGAATTCGAAGCCAAAAGTGGAGATTTTTCGCTTTAGCGTGGAGATTTGAGCCAATTTGGTGGAGATTCAATTTGGGATGTAGCATTTTGACGTTAAGCACCTACTCAACCTGGCAGGTGCTTCCTTTTTTATCCGTTTAAAAAACTGAGCACTATAATACGTTGACATAATCCAAGGAAGAGGGTCCAAAATCTGATAAAAAATCACTCCCCTCTAAAAAAGTTGTTGTTGTTGTATAGAACTCTGCACCTTTAGGCAGGCTGTTTATTCTGCACCGGCCAAGGTTTGCTAAGTGGGGTTCTCAAACGTTCGAACAGGAACGAGTTATCATATGCGCTCCGCACAAGATAAAGAGGATATAACCAGATGATGCGACCGGTATTGCTACATAAACAACCCCAAGCTCCGCAAGCGTTTTCGAACGACACCACACATAAATTGCTGCGTTCATGAGACACTGTTTTTTCCCCTCTTAACTACGATTGTTTCCCTAATTTTCCTCCGATAAAAAAGAAGCACGGAGTTGATTGCTTTCCGTATCTTGCCCAGTCCCATACTTCCGATATAAGACGTCGGGATGAATGCGATAACAATGGCTTTTTTTTACCGTTTTAACTTGAATAATTCTTTTTTCCGAAAGGCTTTTCATCCTTTTCGTTACACTTTTAAAATCACATTTAAGCTCTTTTGCTAAATCATTTCGGCTAAATGGCCGAAGTTCGCTTCCTTCAAACTCATCTGGATTAACGACAATCAGGTTGGTTTTGAAATGAACAAAAGGTAGTAGTTTATAGAGGAATCCGGCTTCTGTTAACGTGAGCACATTTATGAATTTAAATGAAGTATCCGTTAACGCCAGTTTTGTGAATTTCTGCTTGCGTAGTTTTCCACGACAGTGGAACGCTTCATTCATGCTGTAGGTTAAATAACGTCCTTCACGCTCGGAAATAAGAAGATCAACCGCTTCTAGCCTCTTCAAAATTTCAGCCGTTCGATTTTGACTTCGATTAAACAAGTGTTGGCAATGGTATTGTGTTAAATACGTACCACGACAGTAATAAAGCTTGCCTTTTTTGTCTATCCGCATCTTCATAATCAAGTGTAATAACGCGCCCGCCTCCGTTAATGATAGCTTGTCCATTTTCTCGCGAATTGGCGCGTGATAACAGGCAACGAATGGAGCGTGAGTCGCTCTTCTCATCTCTTTGAGTTTATAAATCCGTGCCCATGCTTCTTGTTGTTTAACCGTCCTGTAACTTGCGACTTCCGAAATGACTTCTCCCGTCTCGGCATCTACAAGGTACACTTGCTTCATAAAAATAACCCCCTTATAATTTATAATATTCTGTTATCTAAAGAATAAACGAATCCTTTTTAAAAAGAAATCGTTTTTACTCGTCGATTAGATAAACACCCATACCTTTTAGTAGCAAGAGTATTTTTACTTCCTTGCCTTTGATTTATTCCAGTCAACAAGTGCACCAAGCAACGTCCCGATAACGATATACACAGCTAACTGATTCGTCATCATACCAAAGATAACGCCTAAACAAAGACCAAGCAAAAGAGCCGATCCTACTCTCCGTTTTCTCGGTTGATTTTTAGTCATAATAATCCTCTGCTTTCTTTTTATGTATTTGCATACACGCACAACTTCCTACACAACCTAGTTGTATGCCTGCTTAAAAAAGGAGTTTTTAGACGATGACAAAAGACGAATTACTCATCTATGTACGGAGAAAGCTAATTCTTGAAAACATCCGAGACACAACCCAATTATACCGCGAAGCCGAATCTGATGGCATTAATCCATCAGAAGTTGAAGAATTGCTTATTGACTTTTATTACAACGATTTAATGGACCTGTCCCCAATTAAAGATTCTGCGACAAGTAATCGCATCATTGATGTACATGTACATAAATTTGAATCGATGTATAGAGATCAAACAGATACTGACGAAACATATTAACGATAGCGCAAAATAAAATCAATCAAGACGTTTTTCCGAAAAAAGAAAGGTCGCAGTCACTTTGACTGCGAACCTCTTTATTCTCTCCTCATTTTTATTATAATCGTTCTTCCTATGCAATTCTTTAAGTTACTATACTTAAATAAAGATGATTGCAAACAAGAGTAAGACTTATACAAGGATACTCCATAACAACATCGTTACGGATATCGTTACGACGCCTTGCAGCAACGTTGCCATTGTTTGCGCTTTATACGCATCGATTACTTCCATCCCACTAAATTCAGTCACAACCCAGAAATAGCTATCATTTACATGACTGACGGTCATCGCTCCCGCTCAATCGCCATCACAACAAGAGCAAGTGGAATCGCTCCTTCAATGCCCATAAAGAGCAGCTTCGTTGCCGCTCTTCTTAACTCACGAACCACCGACATTTAACAGTGGGCTTGGAGAATACCTACTGGATAAATCGTTTATAAACAGATCAATTTCCCGAAAAAGCTTTGTTTCAATTTGCTCCCGCTTCTCCTTTGCTTCCTCTTCTGAAAGAAAATAATGCGTATTCGCCGCCTGACACCATAGGGGTAACATTGTTAAAATGTCACCAGCCCGATGCCAATAATCAGCGTCATAATGGTTAAATGGGATTTCAAGCGAAACGGTTTCTTGTTTCTCATTCCGTATATACCATTTCTTATTTGAATAGCGCAAAGAGATGTCGTCTTCCTCGAAATAAAGAGAGACCTTTTTCTGATCAACTTCAAACTGAGTACGAGTCCCCATCAAGTTGTAGTTCCGTTTCAACTCATCGATTCCCGTACCTGCACGACTCAATTCTTTTCGAATGGCTTTAAAAGACGCAATAAGCAAATCTTTATGCTCATCATTCTCGACAAGCTCTTTTTCCACTTTGCGTGTCTTCTGCTTTCTACGCAGAGGGGGGTGAATCGCATATCTATAAACAAAGGCGAGAACGACAATAATCGCAAGCACCCAAATAAGTTCAGTCATAAGAGTCAACTCCAGTACGAACCAATTAGCGACTTCTGCACTAATCATGCAGAACGCCCCCTCATTATAAACGCATGTTGTTTGAATTAAAAGTCACGACTAGCTACCTAATTCTGTCTACCAATCTCCATTCATTCGCAGTCTGTTTTTTAAAAATGTTTTAACCATTGTATACACGGTTCACTTAAACATTAGTGGTAGCCAAAAGTCATTGCCATTCATTTCTTACCTTCTATCAACACGTGCTCTACTTTCGATTGTCGGGCTTTTCAACTTGCTCATTTTAAAACTGTTTGTGATTACCCGTTTAATACGGCTTCCAAGCTCCTCCGCTTGCTGATCTTCTATCGCATGCTTAAAAACCAAATCAACAGAAAAATCCGCTTTGCTTGTTGAGACTGGATATAAGACAAGCTCCTCCCCCGTCACAAGTGCATTTGATAGCGAGCTAACGTTAAGCAGCATTGTTTGCAACATTGCTCGTTCACGATCTGTATACGATTCATTTACGAAGATCTCAATACGTATTAGTCGAACCATTTCGTCCTCCACTTTACTGTTCCATTTTTACCCCCTAGCTTTTCCGCAAAAGAAACAAAATAACCCCTATCGATACAACCGTGCTGATTACATTTACAAGTAAACAATTAGTTTATTTCCACGGTATTGGGAAATATGCAGAAAAGATTCCAAAATTTTTAAATGAATAGTATGATTATTCCTATAAATACATAGATATGGGAGTGACATTATGATTCATGCAGTTCGTCCTGAACTAGTTGGAGCTAAAATTGTAGAGTGGCATAGTTGTATCGTCTCAAAATCATTTGAACAGGCGATTCTATTATAAAGAAGAAGTTCAACAGCAAATTAATACGATGGCGAAAGACGACAAAATTATGGCTTATTTTTCATTGGTTGAATTTAAACATAATCTGTTAGTCAGTCGGTATAACAAGAATGAGAGTGATTTCAGCTTAGAACATGTTGAACAAGCAACAGAGATTTATAACATGTTAAAATACCTTTATTATTTTGTGAGTGGTCAAAACGAGTACGTTCAAGAACGCTATAGGTCTGCAGTTAAAATGTTTCGAAAAGCCGAACGGTTACTAGAGTACGTTAATGACGAAGCTGAAGAAGCCGAATTTTATTTGTATACGGGCTTAGTTTATTATCGTCTTAATCAATATTTAGTTGCTTCCTCCTATATGGAGCAAGCGGAAGTAAGTTTTAAAAAAATAAATTATAAAGAGCAGGAAGTTAATTATCAGATTATTACTGCATCTATTTTTCAAGAGCTACACAACGCTAAAAAAGGGGAAGAAATTTTAAAAGATGCTTTGATAACTGCAGAGCCATTCCCTATCGTTTATTCATTAGTACTGCGCTCATTAGGGTTAAACAAACAGAGCCTAAAAAAATTTACTGAAGCAGAAATGTATTTTAGAAAAGCGCTTGATGTAACACAACATGAAGATACTGTATTTGGTGCAAAAACAAGATATAACTTGTGTAACTCATTGTTTAATCAAGGAAAGTACGAAGAGGCAGTTAAAAACTTTCAATTAGCTAAAACAGGTGCTATTTATTATAAAAACAATGAATATACTGCTCGTTGCCTATTTACAGAAGGGTTACATATTAATAACGATTACAAACTAGTCGATACAGCCATTGAACTTCTTAAAACAGACGGAATGGATTTTGAAGTGGCTGAGCTATCAGAGGAAGCAGCACGTGTTGCTGAAGATGCAGGAGAAACAGCTTTGGCGTTGAAGTATATGAAAGTTGCGCATAAAGCACGACTCTATCAAAATTCTTTAGGAGATAATCAAATTGTTTAAGCACTTTTTCTTATTATCATTGGTAGCCGTTTCCTTTTCTACCGGGTTTTCTGATTTTATCGATTACAGTAGCGGTAATGACGTTCTTATTCAAGCTCGTGATAAAGCAGATATTTCTTAAACCTATAGCTTTTAATAAAAAACAACGGTTCCATTTTCGTTTATAACAAAGATGGAACCGTTGTTTTTTCACTTCGAAGCAAGATTTTAATCTTATGAGTAACAGTACACGAGTTGGGATAGCATCGCAAATATTTAAACTCTTATAAAAAAAGTATCATCTCCTTACGATCCGTGTACTACCTCTCTATTCACCATCTACCTGAACCATCTTCCACGTTGATACCCAATCTTTTTGAGCAACCCGTCTAAAGAAAGTACTTCTTCGCTCATCTGATTGATAAAGAGGCGTTGGTTTCACACGTAATTGAAGCAGATCCTCCACTCCCCAAGGCGCTGTTAAAACAACATTTCCCTCTTCACTTAACGTCACAACTACAGCTGTTGCAGTTTCTGGGAAAGAAGCTATTGCGTCTATAGACGATGTGTATGGGGGCAAGTTGTTTTTTAGATGCATACGCGCTTGGTTCTTCACTGACCACGGTACGTTTGGCTCGATTTGTGCGAGTTGTCTCTCCCATTTCTTTTCCTTTGTTTCACTTTTGTTCACTTGGTCAAAATAAATAACATCCACATCCGGTAATGGAGTGGGAGCTAAAAAGCCATGTTGAACATCCCAAACTTTCGAGCGAA
This window encodes:
- a CDS encoding methylated-DNA--[protein]-cysteine S-methyltransferase, translating into MNSNIKKLYYTKWRNLFILAATESGLAYLSTPNETMEQFSLWAGRTFPNANLVEQESALQLYINELDEYAQGSRQLFSFSFETSGTPFQEAVWKALQDIPYGATVTYTAIAEKINKPKAVRAVGTAIGANPVLISIPCHRVVSKSGRGSGYRGGLEMKQALLELERWASEALAYRKEESRES
- a CDS encoding bifunctional transcriptional activator/DNA repair enzyme AdaA, whose protein sequence is MTPDEVPVVYWEAIRENDTAFDRLFFYGVQTTKIFCRPSCRSKVPNKKNVRIFTDVKHALAEDFRPCKRCKPELRQTPNEKLVNEMCAWIDQQYSQPITLAQLGDAFHTSPYHLQRTFKHVTGETPHVYIRKKKLQKARALLVQTDAPISQIGNILGFPNTSYFTTVFKKETSSTPNQFRQHQKNRSGAL
- a CDS encoding SPL family radical SAM protein, whose product is MKSEFLYKYPKTLLNKGVGFLKGYSHSLNPYTGCVFACSYCYVRQMPVQLFRDQDWGEWVDVKQGAQSILEKELKREKKKGPVTIFMSSSTDPYQPIEHKEQVTRGLLKAMVQNPPDFLFVQTRSSLVTRDIDLLQTLGPRVRVSMTVETDSDEIRKHFSPSAPPIAGRLKALVRLREAGVATQATVAPLLPSSPAFAQVLSETVDRVCIDDFYMGDGSKGKRTERLGIYALHKEIGMEKWYEPDAYQKLVRRLRSQFSTDQIYISETGFLP
- a CDS encoding DNA-3-methyladenine glycosylase family protein; protein product: MKSTKWINHHHAIIRTDEPFSFQANLAYLKRSTNECMFYIEGGSVIRAIEVEGQACLIRISSENDSDLWVRFLQQAPLDKDMRYKVITYVCDWFDLYTDLSPFYSMAALDPLLHQPVSHFYGLRVMGIPDLYEALVWGILGQQINLSYAYTLKSRFVERFGSAIDSDGITFWLFPKADTVASSSIEELMNLGMTRRKAEYLLSVSQLLTDRTLSKEHLGNDLKTAEKQLTSIRGIGPWTANYVLMRCLRFPNAFPIDDVGLHNAIKFIYGSERKPTKTEICEIAKPWRGFESYATFYLWRLLY
- a CDS encoding tetratricopeptide repeat protein, encoding MAKDDKIMAYFSLVEFKHNLLVSRYNKNESDFSLEHVEQATEIYNMLKYLYYFVSGQNEYVQERYRSAVKMFRKAERLLEYVNDEAEEAEFYLYTGLVYYRLNQYLVASSYMEQAEVSFKKINYKEQEVNYQIITASIFQELHNAKKGEEILKDALITAEPFPIVYSLVLRSLGLNKQSLKKFTEAEMYFRKALDVTQHEDTVFGAKTRYNLCNSLFNQGKYEEAVKNFQLAKTGAIYYKNNEYTARCLFTEGLHINNDYKLVDTAIELLKTDGMDFEVAELSEEAARVAEDAGETALALKYMKVAHKARLYQNSLGDNQIV
- a CDS encoding nucleotidyltransferase family protein, with translation MLKSKDEIIEVIKSDELMMHVLRIVQSLCLPEWWIAAGFVRSKVWDVQHGFLAPTPLPDVDVIYFDQVNKSETKEKKWERQLAQIEPNVPWSVKNQARMHLKNNLPPYTSSIDAIASFPETATAVVVTLSEEGNVVLTAPWGVEDLLQLRVKPTPLYQSDERRSTFFRRVAQKDWVSTWKMVQVDGE